A stretch of Myceligenerans xiligouense DNA encodes these proteins:
- a CDS encoding AfsR/SARP family transcriptional regulator, whose product MLPIQRGPLASVALAQSDGAPRSRVEEGQEFMPQADSSSCARVTFSVLGPLAARVGESQISVGGPVQRRVLAMLLLEPGRVVPLDRLVDAVWDEDPPSTAAHQVRKAAASLRKRIPCGHDLIVTDDPGYRIDASRCGIDLLDFDTRTRAARGSLQEGDPEAAVAGLRSALGLWRGSVLSGIDTPVIRAAATVLDERRISAMEQVFELSLSLDQCNAIIPELRAFVAEDPLRETPRAQLMTALYRTGRQADALEEFRRLRELLQGTLGIDPGTRLNDLYAAILNSDPALGEPTAPVSIREPAEAEAADVDGAQPVVRARTLPASLRDFTGRGEELAQLQDLMAADGEPDSRQPRVIAIVGMGGVGKTSLAIEAAHRVSGRYPDGRLWVDLRGFTPGQTPLSPRESLDILLHAAGFPDDRIPDNLEARAGLWQSYLADRRVLILLDNVASPQQVQHLLPVPPGCVVLVTSRSRLVDLDGAVWVSVGHMSPAESVALINEIVPAPGAPQDLERLADLCGHLPLALRIAAARIASRPGWTVRYMADRLDKQSRRLAELRSDERSVAATLHLSYAAMPEAHQVAFALLGMHPGETMDLPSVAALLGMDVLDAEDILDALVDANLLEQRTAGVYALHDLVRNFAHGIGRDRDEGTLAVDSLLDYYVRATDEACDVLFPGRARRFDAHVPDVGETPALEKPEQAAAWFEREDRCLVSLVATALERGRNWQAVILARNLNFHLNARGCLDDLRELGVQAVEAARRLDEPVALCVTLSNLSSAGWKLGRVDESLQAATEAHRLAIRVGDRGIEAHSGLIIGLLMTNFGQYDEALPTLGRAIALAREIPNRRTEAECLTTLSTLHERQGRYDAAAAFAREAITASRAIGYQDNELVALADLALAQIGLASWAEARRTLEQARDLCEETSSRGDVSLVEVLSATVEDRLGSEADARELAAGALRRARSSDSCARLVRVTNLVAALHAGWGEHAEARTLYRAARESATAMRFHAEEVTARRGLALVAEVLGEDDVADGEPGADVARGRKA is encoded by the coding sequence GTGCTGCCGATCCAGCGCGGACCGCTGGCCTCGGTGGCACTCGCCCAGTCCGACGGAGCTCCGCGTTCCCGCGTGGAGGAAGGCCAGGAGTTCATGCCGCAGGCTGACAGCTCGTCGTGTGCTCGCGTGACGTTCAGCGTCCTCGGCCCCCTGGCCGCGCGGGTCGGCGAGTCCCAGATCTCCGTCGGGGGGCCCGTCCAGCGCCGCGTCCTGGCGATGCTGCTGCTCGAGCCCGGGCGCGTCGTCCCGCTCGACCGCCTCGTCGACGCCGTCTGGGACGAGGACCCTCCCAGTACGGCGGCACACCAGGTGCGCAAGGCCGCCGCCTCGTTGCGGAAGCGGATCCCGTGCGGCCACGACCTGATCGTCACCGACGACCCGGGCTACCGGATCGACGCGTCCCGGTGCGGGATCGACCTCCTGGACTTCGACACCCGGACGCGGGCTGCCCGGGGCTCGCTCCAGGAGGGCGACCCCGAGGCCGCCGTCGCCGGGCTGCGCTCCGCGCTCGGCCTGTGGAGGGGGAGCGTCCTGTCCGGGATCGACACCCCGGTCATCCGGGCGGCCGCCACGGTCCTGGACGAACGCCGCATCTCGGCGATGGAGCAGGTCTTCGAGCTCAGTCTGAGCCTCGACCAGTGCAACGCCATCATTCCCGAGCTCCGGGCATTCGTCGCCGAGGACCCGCTCCGCGAGACGCCGCGCGCGCAGCTCATGACCGCGCTGTACCGGACGGGTCGACAGGCCGACGCGCTGGAGGAGTTCCGGCGTCTCAGGGAGCTGCTCCAGGGCACACTGGGCATCGACCCGGGAACGCGGCTCAACGATCTCTATGCCGCCATCCTGAACTCGGATCCCGCTCTCGGCGAGCCCACGGCCCCGGTGTCGATCCGGGAGCCCGCCGAGGCGGAGGCGGCCGACGTCGACGGTGCGCAACCGGTGGTGCGTGCGAGGACGCTCCCGGCGAGCCTGCGCGACTTCACCGGACGCGGGGAGGAGCTCGCCCAGCTCCAGGACCTCATGGCCGCGGACGGCGAGCCGGACAGCCGCCAGCCGCGCGTCATCGCGATCGTCGGAATGGGCGGCGTCGGCAAGACGTCGCTGGCGATCGAGGCGGCGCACCGCGTGAGCGGGCGCTACCCCGACGGCCGGCTGTGGGTCGACCTGCGGGGGTTCACACCCGGTCAGACGCCGCTCTCCCCGCGCGAGTCGCTGGACATCCTGCTGCACGCCGCGGGGTTCCCGGACGACCGGATCCCCGACAACCTCGAGGCCCGCGCCGGCTTGTGGCAGTCCTACCTCGCGGACCGGCGCGTCCTCATCCTTCTCGACAACGTCGCCAGCCCGCAGCAGGTCCAGCACCTGCTTCCGGTGCCCCCCGGCTGTGTCGTGCTGGTCACCAGCCGGTCGAGGCTCGTCGACCTCGACGGTGCCGTCTGGGTCTCCGTCGGCCACATGTCGCCGGCGGAGAGTGTCGCTCTCATCAACGAGATCGTTCCCGCACCCGGTGCGCCGCAGGACCTGGAGCGGCTCGCCGACCTCTGCGGTCATCTTCCCCTGGCCCTGCGGATCGCCGCGGCCCGCATCGCCAGCCGGCCGGGCTGGACCGTCAGGTACATGGCGGACCGCCTGGACAAGCAGAGCCGCAGGCTCGCCGAGCTGCGCTCCGACGAGCGAAGCGTGGCCGCCACACTCCACCTGTCCTACGCCGCGATGCCCGAGGCCCACCAGGTGGCCTTCGCCCTCCTCGGGATGCATCCGGGAGAGACGATGGATCTCCCGTCGGTGGCGGCCCTGCTGGGGATGGACGTGCTGGACGCGGAGGACATCCTCGATGCCCTGGTCGACGCGAATCTTCTCGAGCAGCGGACGGCGGGCGTCTACGCACTGCACGACCTGGTGCGGAACTTCGCGCACGGTATCGGCCGGGATCGCGACGAGGGAACCCTCGCCGTCGACAGTCTGCTCGACTACTACGTCCGCGCGACGGACGAGGCCTGCGACGTGCTCTTCCCCGGCAGGGCGCGGCGCTTCGACGCGCACGTCCCGGACGTGGGCGAGACGCCCGCCCTCGAGAAGCCCGAACAGGCGGCCGCGTGGTTCGAGCGTGAGGACCGGTGCCTCGTGTCACTCGTGGCGACCGCCCTGGAACGCGGCCGGAACTGGCAGGCGGTGATCCTGGCACGCAACCTGAACTTCCACCTCAACGCTCGCGGCTGCCTCGACGATCTGCGAGAGCTCGGGGTCCAGGCCGTCGAGGCGGCGCGGCGCCTCGACGAGCCCGTCGCGCTCTGCGTCACGCTGTCGAACCTCAGCTCGGCCGGCTGGAAACTCGGCCGGGTCGACGAGAGCCTCCAGGCGGCCACGGAGGCGCACCGCCTCGCGATCAGGGTCGGCGACCGGGGCATCGAGGCGCACAGCGGCCTGATCATCGGACTGCTCATGACGAACTTCGGACAGTACGACGAGGCGTTGCCGACGCTGGGCCGGGCGATCGCCCTGGCACGGGAGATCCCGAACCGGCGGACCGAGGCGGAGTGCCTGACGACGCTCAGCACGCTCCACGAGCGGCAGGGACGGTACGACGCCGCCGCTGCCTTCGCGCGCGAGGCGATCACCGCGAGCCGGGCGATCGGCTACCAGGACAACGAACTGGTGGCGCTCGCGGATCTGGCACTCGCCCAGATCGGCCTCGCATCCTGGGCCGAAGCGCGGCGCACCCTGGAGCAGGCCCGTGATCTGTGCGAGGAGACGTCGAGCCGGGGTGACGTGAGCCTGGTGGAAGTGCTCTCCGCCACCGTCGAGGACCGTCTCGGTTCCGAGGCCGACGCCCGGGAACTGGCCGCCGGCGCACTGCGTCGTGCCCGGTCGAGCGATTCGTGCGCCCGGCTGGTGAGGGTCACCAATCTGGTCGCCGCGTTGCATGCCGGCTGGGGCGAACACGCCGAGGCGCGCACGCTCTACCGTGCCGCGCGGGAGTCCGCCACCGCCATGCGGTTCCACGCCGAGGAGGTGACGGCCCGCCGAGGGCTGGCCCTGGTGGCCGAGGTGCTGGGCGAGGACGACGTCGCGGACGGCGAGCCCGGAGCGGACGTCGCCCGGGGCCGGAAGGCGTAG
- a CDS encoding alpha/beta fold hydrolase — translation MATSLLLCTTAVPAAAQPADTTGHATTPREAPGVPEIAWGTCDDGAAAFECASVELPSDHDHPHGPTTTVAVTRLPATDPANRIGSVFVNFGGPGGEGVSTLHQLGQQLFEPSVRERFDIVSFDPRAVGQSDPATCYPDQESELEATSRMLTELPTNRREETRYILESAQLGLACTTTSPDRFSTASSANVARDMDLLRQAVGDDELTYVGYSYGTILGATYGMLFPDSVRAMVLDGPLDPREWSGVGSDELVNERLLQPRGGHEAFAELWRLCEKAGPSGCSTAALGDPAEIAERVLTEIQETPVEVPIGDGETLTYTYTTLVLDTFFSLYGVAGYAPVADTYTFLAAELGLVNTARSRTAAPDFDLSRFHRRVEDYPSIGTQLATFCADTETPGNPWAYPRKVAELNEQYPHFGLARGWLGINCVFIPVQDEDAWTGPWHQSADAPVLVIGTRFDPATHYDHTAPYASLWPDARTLTIEGYGHTSVNAGSPCAHAAIADYLVNVTAADGATCEGAQPFEPAEPEPPRREPQGLPFAGF, via the coding sequence TTGGCGACCTCCCTCCTCCTGTGTACGACGGCGGTGCCCGCAGCGGCCCAGCCCGCTGACACCACCGGCCACGCCACCACGCCCCGAGAGGCACCCGGCGTACCCGAGATCGCCTGGGGCACCTGCGACGACGGCGCCGCCGCCTTCGAGTGCGCGTCCGTCGAACTCCCCAGCGACCACGACCACCCGCACGGCCCGACGACGACGGTCGCCGTGACACGGCTGCCCGCGACGGATCCGGCGAACCGGATCGGCAGCGTGTTCGTGAACTTCGGCGGACCGGGCGGCGAAGGGGTCTCCACCCTGCACCAGCTCGGACAGCAGCTGTTCGAGCCGTCCGTGCGTGAGCGCTTCGACATCGTGTCGTTCGACCCGCGCGCCGTCGGGCAGTCCGACCCGGCGACCTGCTACCCGGACCAGGAGAGCGAGCTCGAGGCCACGTCCAGGATGCTCACCGAGCTCCCGACGAACCGGCGGGAGGAGACGCGGTACATCCTCGAGTCGGCGCAGCTCGGCCTCGCCTGCACCACCACGTCGCCGGACCGGTTCTCCACGGCGTCGTCGGCGAACGTGGCACGTGACATGGACCTGCTCCGGCAGGCGGTGGGCGACGACGAGCTCACCTACGTCGGCTACTCGTACGGCACGATCCTCGGCGCCACCTACGGGATGCTCTTCCCCGACTCCGTGCGCGCGATGGTGCTCGACGGCCCGCTCGACCCGCGGGAGTGGTCCGGCGTGGGCAGCGACGAACTGGTGAACGAGCGACTGCTCCAGCCCCGCGGCGGCCACGAGGCGTTCGCCGAGCTGTGGCGCCTGTGCGAGAAGGCGGGACCGTCAGGTTGTTCGACGGCGGCGCTGGGCGACCCCGCCGAGATCGCCGAGCGGGTGCTCACCGAGATCCAGGAGACGCCGGTCGAGGTGCCGATCGGCGACGGGGAGACCCTGACCTACACGTACACCACCCTCGTTCTCGACACGTTCTTCAGCCTGTACGGCGTGGCCGGCTACGCCCCCGTCGCCGACACCTACACGTTCCTCGCCGCCGAGCTCGGGCTCGTGAACACGGCGCGCTCCCGCACCGCGGCCCCGGACTTCGATCTGTCCCGGTTTCACCGGCGTGTCGAGGACTACCCGTCCATCGGCACCCAGCTCGCGACCTTCTGCGCGGACACGGAGACGCCGGGCAACCCGTGGGCCTACCCCCGCAAGGTCGCCGAGCTGAACGAGCAGTACCCGCACTTCGGGCTCGCCCGGGGCTGGCTCGGCATCAACTGCGTGTTCATCCCCGTCCAGGACGAGGACGCGTGGACCGGCCCGTGGCACCAGTCGGCCGACGCGCCCGTGCTGGTGATCGGCACCCGCTTCGACCCGGCCACCCACTACGACCACACCGCGCCGTACGCGTCGCTGTGGCCGGACGCCCGCACCCTGACGATCGAGGGGTACGGTCACACGAGCGTCAACGCGGGCAGCCCGTGCGCCCACGCCGCGATCGCCGACTACCTGGTGAACGTGACCGCCGCGGACGGCGCCACGTGCGAGGGAGCCCAGCCGTTCGAACCGGCGGAACCGGAACCGCCGCGGCGGGAGCCGCAAGGGCTGCCGTTCGCCGGTTTCTGA
- a CDS encoding ferredoxin — MRVTIDPTTCIAAGICGRTAPRVFANREEDDGYVSVIDENPPESDWAAAREAEVLCPSATIRIEEAP, encoded by the coding sequence ATGAGAGTCACCATCGACCCGACCACCTGCATCGCCGCCGGCATCTGCGGCCGGACGGCACCACGCGTGTTCGCCAACCGGGAAGAGGACGACGGGTACGTCAGTGTGATCGACGAGAACCCGCCCGAGTCCGACTGGGCGGCCGCCCGCGAGGCGGAGGTCCTGTGCCCGTCGGCGACGATCCGCATCGAGGAGGCCCCCTGA